A section of the Salminus brasiliensis chromosome 10, fSalBra1.hap2, whole genome shotgun sequence genome encodes:
- the smc6 gene encoding structural maintenance of chromosomes protein 6 isoform X1, whose product MQRKGQSGLSVAVSLQVQHICTMNKRKSSVQNVVKPSKTPRTEGTTHVQDEDEVDEEGGFQQEHPFSVSSAGDIGVIESITLKNFMSHHLLGPFQFGPNVNFIVGNNGSGKSAILTALIVGLGGKATTTNRGASLKSFVKYGESSAEVTVKLRNRGSDSYKGDIFGDCISVEQRITSDGCRTCKIKNRAGHIISTKKEELTAILDHFNIQVDNPVSILNQEMSKQFLHSKSEADKYKFFMKATLLEQMKRDYIHIKQTKAVTRDQVERQEECLKDLKQLFLQKKEKYESLSALENMRQTLEDLKKKMAWCLVREKEWQVQQLRDEIEKEQTSGAHEEKLLLCQSKVTHTDKRLRDIQQKLGKVKEEGEGLAEASRKLKEEIKIKSKAQKSQEVVYFRAENKLKQLEKEQCLLQERIQKINNSNVRRNHESEHSQRIKKIYALKKQLEKLEMESTALNQEIKEKQQALFKGREEYDKLSMEEKNIQVSLETKLKRRNQLTASRSNRLRRFGDRMPELLESIDRAHAQGRFIRKPVGPIGACISLKDPSLAVAVESCLRGFMKTFCCDNYKDEKVLQELMSPHFPRGSRPQIMVCSFTDCVYNVQHRCVQHPEFPSVLDILLVDNPVIINCLIDMRSIECILVIKEKAVARRVMMEGRPPRNCREAFTADGDQVFTNRYYTPDHEVVVKYLGGDPEAEIRLVQSEVENHQAQLCRFQLHLSSVKQDIQSMEEKQRGVFMACKRNQETINRVKASITDLENIEESQTEDISSLEEDAQENEQKIELERKNVKEAQTELEKHNKALMEIDRKHKDVRNKREQLTDEMEQLKEEQVKAEAECSKLEQTLKILERKLKAHQENIQDMRVDLALREGEKEDFEKKAREICPLPQIPDRSTKSIDTEITRLRQKISSQESTHGNHEQVIREYAEAHGNYKNKSSQLRDLKRFIDRLDNIMTDRQARYKTLRRSLSVRCKLYFNNFLIKLHCCGSMMFDHNNETLSISVKPPGQEKDNINDMRSLSGGERSFSTVCFILSLWEITESPFRCLDEFDVYMDMHNRRISLDLLLELSERQHLRQFIFITPQTTSSLPSSPHIKIHQLEDPERESEEALP is encoded by the exons ATGCAGAGGAAGGGA CAGAGTGGTCTGTCTGTTGCCGTTTCTCTCCAGGTTCAGCACATTTGCACAATGAATAAGAGGAAGTCCAGTGTCCAGAATGTGGTCAAACCCAGCAAAACCCCCAGGACAGAGGGCACGACACATGTCCAGGATGAGGATGAAGTTGATGAAGAGGGAGGGTTTCAGCAGGAGCACCCTTTCTCTGTCTCG AGCGCTGGAGACATTGGTGTAATTGAGAGCATCACTTTGAAGAACTTCATGAGTCACCATTTGCTTGGCCCTTTCCAGTTTGGACCAAACGTTAACTTTATCGTTGGAAACAATGGAA GTGGAAAGAGTGCTATTCTCACAGCACTTATTGTGGGTCTGGGCGGAAAAGCAACTACGACCAATAGAGGGGCATCTCTGAAGAGTTTTGTGAAATATGGAGAAAG CTCTGCAGAAGTCACAGTAAAATTGCGGAACAGAGGGAGCGATTCTTATAAAGGAGACATATTTGGAGACTGCATCTCAGTTGAGCAGCGTATAACAAGCGATGGTTGCAGGACTTGCAAAATCAAGAACAGAGCGG GTCACATTATCTCCACTAAAAAAGAAGAGTTAACAGCAATACTGGACCATTTCAACATACAG GTTGACAACCCAGTCTCAATCCTAAATCAGGAAATGAGTAAGCAGTTCCTGCATTCAAAAAGCGAAGCAGATAAGTATAAG tttttcaTGAAGGCAACTCTGCTGGAGCAGATGAAAAGGGATTACATCCACATAAAGCAGACCAAAGCTGTGACACGGGACCAAGTGGAAAGGCAGGAGGAG TGTCTCAAAGATCTCAAACAATTGTTtttacaaaagaaagaaaagtatgAGAGTTTGTCAGCACTTGAAAATATGAGGCAGACTTTGGAAGATCTGAAGAAGAAGATGGCATGGTGTCTG GTAAGAGAGAAGGAGTGGCAGGTACAGCAATTAAGGGACGAAATTGAAAAAGAACAGACCAGTGGTGCACATGAGGAAAAGCTACTGCTCTGCCAG AGCAAAGTTACTCATACTGACAAAAGGCTACGGGATATCCAGCAGAAGCTTGGGAAGGTGAAAGAGGAGGGTGAAGGTCTGGCAGAAGCGAGTCGAAAACTGAAGGAAGAGATCAAAATCAAGAGTAAAGCTCAGAAGAGCCAGGAA GTGGTGTACTTCCGTGCAGAGAATAAATTGAAACAGCTAGAAAAGGAACAATGCCTTCTTCAGGAGAgaattcagaaaataaataatag TAATGTCAGAAGGAATCATGAATCTGAGCACTCGCAACGGATAAAGAAAATATATGCACTGAAGAAGCAGCTGGAAAAGCTTGAGATGGAGTCTACAGCACTTAATCAGGAAATCAAAGAGAAGCAGCAGGCACTTTTCAAAGGAAGGGAAGAGTATGACAAGCTAAG CATGGAAGAAAAGAACATCCAGGTCTCTCTGGAAACCAAACTGAAGAGGAGGAACCAGCTCACAGCCAGCAGGTCCAACAGACTGAGGAGATTCGGTGATCGTATGCCAGAGCTGTTGGAATCCATTGACAGAGCACATGCTCAGGGACGGTTCATTAGAAAACCAGTGGGGCCAATAG GTGCATGCATCAGCCTTAAGGATCCAAGTTTAGCTGTGGCTGTGGAAAGCTGCTTACGAGGCTTCATGAAAACCTTTTGCTGTGACAATTACAAAGATGAAAAAGTCCTACAGGAACTGATGTCCCCCCACTTTCCCAGAGGCAGCAGGCCACAGATAATGGTGTGCTCTTTCACAGACTGTGTTTACAACGTTCAACACCG ATGTGTGCAACACCCAGAGTTCCCATCTGTTTTGGACATCCTCCTGGTTGACAACCCTGTAATAATTAACTGCTTGATAGACATGAGAAGCATTGAATGCATTCTTGTTATCAAA GAAAAGGCTGTTGCAAGGAGAGTTATGATGGAGGGAAGGCCTCCAAGAAATTGTCGTGAGGCCTTCACTGCAGATGGTGATCAAGTGTTTACCAATCGCTATTACACCCCCGACCATGAAGTTGTTGTCAAATACCTTGGTGGGGATCCGGAAGCAGAAATTCG TCTGGTACAGTCAGAAGTGGAAAATCATCAAGCACAACTGTGCAGGTTTCAGCTTCACTTAAGTTCTGTGAAGCAGGACATTCAGTCCATGGAAGAGAAGCAGCGTGGGGTTTTTATGGCATGCAAAAGAAATCAG GAAACCATAAATCGTGTAAAGGCATCCATAACAGATCTTGAGAACATTGAGGAGTCTCAGACAGAGGACATCAGTTCCTTG GAAGAAGACGCTCAGGAAAATGAGCAGAAGATTGAGTTGGAGAGGAAGAATGTAAAAGAGGCACAGACTGAACTAGAAAAGCACAACAAAGCTCTCATGGAAATTGATCGGAAACACAAGGATGTGAGAAATAAAAGGGAGCAGCTTACGGATGAAATGGAGCAGTTAAAG GAGGAGCAAGTGAAAGCTGAGGCTGAGTGCAGTAAACTTGAGCAAACCCTCAAGATTTTGGAAAGGAAACTCAAGGCACATCAGGAAAATATTCAGGACATGAGAGTTGACCTTGCTcttagagaaggagagaaagag GActttgaaaaaaaagccagagaaaTCTGTCCCCTTCCTCAAATACCAGATCGGAGTACAAAGAGCATTGACACAGAGATCACGCGCCTGCGGCAAAAGATCAGCTCGCAAGAGAGCACCCATGGCAACCATGAGCAAGTGATTAG GGAATATGCAGAGGCTCACggtaattacaaaaacaaatccAGTCAACTGAGAGACCTGAAGAGGTTCATTGATCGCCTGGACAACATCATGACTGACAGGCAGGCTCGATATAAAACCCTGAGAAG ATCCCTTTCAGTAAGATGCAAGTTATACTTCAACAATTTCCTAATCAAGCTGCACTGCTGTGGGTCCATGATGTTTGATCACAACAATGAAACCCTCTCCATTTCA GTGAAGCCTCCAGGTCAAGAGAAGGACAACATCAATGACAtgcgctctctctctggtgGAGAGCGCTCCTTCTCCACTGTTTGCTTCATTCTGTCACTGTGGGAGATCACAGAATCCCCCTTCAGGTGTCTGGACGAGTTTGATGTCTACATG GATATGCACAACCGCAGAATCTCACTGGATCTTCTTCTTGAGCTCTCTGAGCGTCAGCACCTACGACAATTTATTTTCATCACGCCTCAGACCACCAG CAGTCTGCCCAGCAGCCCTCATATTAAAATCCATCAACTCGAAGatccagagagagaaagcgaggagGCTTTGCCATAG